The following coding sequences are from one Reyranella humidisoli window:
- a CDS encoding COG1470 family protein, which yields MRRLIALLFVLFVLPVAAVHAQGDPSGVKGLFLLTDYPSQTVRAGEVTTIRVKVNNAGQMPEPLALALAGVPAGWKIDLLGGGQPVGAVMAGVNQDVTVQLRVEVPKDAPTGSQTVTLTAKGPMQQASLPITLTVGTEAPARLSLKSRLPSLRGTPRSAFEYTLTVGNDSGKDLTVALAAQAPANFQSVFTEGFGSNEISSIPIEAGQTKDIKLKVTPPRDVKAGDYPVLVKVAAEGATAEMRVTLQLSGQGKLVLSAKDGRLSGEAEIGKTSTYTLVLNNDGTAPVDEVELSGTVPANWKIEFNPRSLAAIAPGDKKEVQVLVTPADKAVAGDYMASFRAAARGEQASADFRISVTTSTLWGIAGIGIIAVALLVLLGAVARFGRR from the coding sequence ATGCGCCGACTGATCGCCCTCCTGTTCGTCCTCTTCGTCCTGCCGGTCGCGGCCGTGCATGCGCAGGGCGATCCGTCGGGGGTGAAGGGGCTGTTCCTGCTCACCGACTATCCCTCGCAGACCGTGCGCGCGGGCGAGGTCACGACCATCCGTGTGAAGGTGAACAATGCCGGTCAGATGCCCGAGCCCCTGGCTCTGGCGCTGGCCGGTGTTCCCGCCGGCTGGAAGATCGACCTGCTGGGCGGCGGCCAACCGGTCGGCGCCGTGATGGCGGGCGTCAACCAGGACGTCACGGTGCAGCTCCGCGTCGAGGTGCCGAAGGATGCCCCGACCGGCTCGCAGACGGTCACGCTGACGGCGAAGGGGCCGATGCAGCAGGCCAGCCTGCCGATCACGCTCACCGTCGGCACCGAGGCGCCTGCCAGGCTCAGCCTGAAATCGCGCCTGCCATCGCTTCGTGGCACGCCGCGCTCGGCCTTCGAGTACACGCTCACGGTGGGCAATGATTCGGGCAAGGACCTGACCGTGGCGCTGGCCGCGCAGGCGCCGGCCAACTTCCAGAGCGTCTTCACGGAAGGCTTCGGCTCGAACGAGATCAGCTCGATCCCCATCGAGGCCGGGCAGACCAAGGACATCAAGCTCAAGGTGACGCCGCCGCGCGACGTGAAGGCCGGCGACTATCCCGTGTTGGTGAAGGTCGCCGCCGAAGGCGCCACCGCGGAGATGCGCGTCACCCTGCAGCTGAGCGGACAGGGCAAATTGGTTCTCTCGGCCAAGGACGGTCGCCTGAGCGGCGAGGCCGAAATCGGCAAGACCTCGACCTACACGCTGGTGCTGAACAACGACGGCACTGCGCCGGTCGACGAGGTCGAGCTGTCGGGAACCGTGCCGGCCAACTGGAAGATCGAGTTCAATCCCAGGTCGCTCGCCGCCATCGCGCCGGGCGACAAGAAGGAAGTCCAGGTGCTGGTGACGCCGGCCGACAAGGCGGTGGCCGGCGACTACATGGCGTCCTTCCGCGCCGCCGCACGCGGCGAGCAGGCGTCCGCCGATTTCCGTATCAGCGTCACCACCTCGACCCTGTGGGGCATCGCGGGCATCGGCATCATCGCCGTGGCGCTGCTGGTCCTGCTGGGCGCGGTCGCCCGTTTCGGCCGCCGCTAG
- a CDS encoding ABC transporter ATP-binding protein: MADTVIEARGLTKLYGSHRAVDAIDFTIRRGEIFGLLGPNGAGKTTTILMMLGLTDTSGGSVDVLGFDPVRQPLEVKRRVGYLPDAVGFYDHLTARENLRYTSRLLAIPRREAETRIADAMESVKLADVLDKRVSTFSRGMRQRLGIAEIVMKKAEVAILDEPTSGLDPHSTFELLEMIRGLKRAGVAVLLSSHLLDRVQSVCDRVALFNKGRIALMGTVVELANQVLGAGHPILVEASGADIPGILRGIEGVQTVMPEGPAGEKGGAWRVVANRDVRAAVAHRIVTSGGSLTRLADLQPSLEEVYTHYFEEARRAA; this comes from the coding sequence ATGGCCGATACCGTCATCGAGGCGCGCGGGCTGACCAAGCTCTACGGCAGCCATCGTGCCGTGGATGCGATCGACTTCACCATCCGGCGCGGCGAGATCTTCGGCCTGCTTGGACCCAACGGCGCCGGCAAGACGACCACCATCCTGATGATGCTCGGCCTCACCGACACCAGCGGCGGCTCCGTGGACGTGCTGGGCTTCGATCCGGTGCGCCAGCCGCTCGAGGTCAAGCGCCGGGTCGGCTACCTGCCCGATGCGGTCGGCTTCTACGATCACCTGACGGCGCGCGAGAACCTGCGCTACACCTCAAGGCTTCTCGCCATCCCGCGCCGCGAGGCCGAGACGCGCATCGCCGACGCCATGGAGAGCGTGAAACTGGCCGACGTGCTCGACAAGCGCGTCTCGACCTTCTCGCGCGGCATGAGGCAGCGTCTGGGCATTGCCGAGATCGTGATGAAGAAGGCCGAGGTCGCCATCCTCGACGAGCCGACGTCGGGCCTCGATCCGCATTCGACCTTCGAGCTGCTGGAGATGATCCGCGGCCTCAAGCGAGCGGGCGTCGCCGTGCTGCTCTCGTCGCACTTGCTCGACCGCGTGCAGAGCGTCTGTGATCGGGTGGCGCTGTTCAACAAGGGACGGATCGCGCTGATGGGCACGGTGGTCGAACTGGCCAACCAGGTGCTGGGCGCTGGTCATCCGATCCTGGTCGAGGCCTCGGGTGCCGACATTCCCGGCATCCTGCGCGGTATCGAGGGCGTGCAGACGGTCATGCCCGAAGGCCCTGCGGGGGAGAAGGGTGGCGCCTGGCGCGTGGTGGCCAACCGCGACGTGCGGGCGGCTGTGGCCCATCGCATCGTAACCTCGGGTGGTTCGCTCACCCGGCTCGCCGACCTGCAGCCCAGCCTCGAAGAGGTCTACACGCACTACTTCGAGGAGGCACGCCGTGCCGCCTAG
- a CDS encoding ABC transporter permease, which yields MRRTDQGAVRRKGSPFTGLGPVFMKELADHLSSVRMMVLTLFVLAFGAFPVASSLQTLRTVVDPNSFLFLRIFTLEPEQVGISFIAALNFIIPLMAIGLGFDSVNSEFNRRTLSRVLSQPIYRDALLLGKFLAGLATFAVALVALWLIVVGAGLLLLGVPPRGVEVARGLGFLIVAIAYGGVWLAISMFFSVVFRSTATSALCALGLWLFFFLLWPQLASAIVSGVAPSEIRSLEEYAAVQDIAMGLMRLSPGTLFSEAVLGLLSPETRTLGPMLPAQMRGAIMGAPLPFDQSLLLIWPQITGLIAGMIVVFAAAYVVFQREEVRA from the coding sequence ATGAGACGGACAGACCAAGGCGCCGTGCGCCGTAAGGGTTCGCCTTTCACCGGTCTCGGCCCGGTCTTCATGAAGGAGCTGGCGGATCATCTCAGCAGCGTCCGCATGATGGTGCTGACGTTGTTCGTGCTCGCCTTCGGCGCGTTTCCGGTGGCCTCGTCGCTACAGACATTGCGGACAGTCGTCGACCCCAACTCCTTCCTGTTCCTGCGCATCTTCACCCTGGAGCCGGAGCAGGTCGGCATCTCCTTCATCGCAGCGCTGAACTTCATCATTCCGCTGATGGCCATCGGGCTGGGCTTCGATTCGGTGAACAGCGAGTTCAATCGCCGTACCTTGAGCCGTGTCCTGTCGCAGCCGATCTATCGCGATGCGCTGCTGCTCGGGAAATTCCTGGCGGGCCTCGCGACCTTCGCCGTGGCGTTGGTGGCGCTGTGGCTGATCGTGGTCGGCGCGGGCCTGCTGCTGCTCGGCGTACCGCCGCGCGGCGTCGAGGTGGCGCGGGGCCTCGGATTCCTTATCGTGGCCATCGCCTATGGCGGCGTGTGGTTGGCCATTTCCATGTTCTTCTCTGTCGTCTTCCGCTCGACCGCGACCTCGGCACTCTGCGCGCTTGGCCTGTGGCTGTTCTTCTTCCTGCTGTGGCCGCAGCTTGCCTCGGCGATCGTCTCTGGCGTGGCGCCCAGCGAGATCAGGAGCCTGGAGGAGTACGCCGCCGTCCAGGATATCGCCATGGGCCTGATGCGCCTGTCGCCGGGCACCCTGTTCAGCGAGGCGGTGCTCGGCCTGCTGAGCCCGGAAACGCGGACCCTGGGGCCGATGCTGCCGGCGCAGATGCGCGGTGCGATCATGGGCGCGCCGCTGCCGTTCGACCAGAGCCTGCTCTTGATCTGGCCACAGATCACCGGTCTCATCGCCGGCATGATCGTGGTCTTCGCGGCCGCCTACGTGGTCTTCCAGCGCGAGGAAGTGCGCGCATGA
- a CDS encoding RluA family pseudouridine synthase: MTAEEIQARVLHRDGLILVIDKPAGLAVHAGPSGAPNLEECFDDLRYGLPRPPSLAHRLDADTAGVLVLGRHPKALAKLGRLFSGRDTEKTYWAVVEGEPPADEGVFDMPLLKVNTRSGWSVKVSPDGQPSVTRYKVLGRAPGMTWLELNPETGRTHQIRVHCAAAGCPVIADRLYGRAEPNNQLHLQSHGIVLPLSKSKPSIVVTAPPPAHMLAALKACGFSPEPSPTP, translated from the coding sequence CTGACCGCCGAGGAGATACAGGCCCGCGTTCTCCACCGCGACGGGCTCATCCTGGTAATCGACAAGCCGGCCGGCCTTGCCGTGCATGCCGGTCCCAGCGGCGCGCCGAACCTCGAAGAATGCTTCGACGACCTGCGCTACGGCCTGCCGCGGCCGCCGTCGCTGGCCCACCGGCTGGATGCCGACACGGCCGGCGTGCTGGTGCTGGGACGGCATCCCAAGGCACTGGCGAAGCTCGGGCGGCTGTTCTCCGGCCGCGACACCGAGAAGACTTACTGGGCGGTCGTCGAAGGCGAACCTCCCGCCGACGAAGGCGTGTTCGACATGCCGTTGCTCAAGGTGAACACGCGCAGCGGCTGGTCCGTAAAGGTGTCGCCCGACGGCCAGCCCTCGGTGACGCGCTACAAGGTGCTGGGGCGCGCACCCGGGATGACCTGGCTCGAACTCAATCCCGAGACCGGCCGCACCCACCAGATCCGGGTGCATTGCGCCGCCGCCGGCTGCCCCGTGATCGCCGACCGGCTCTACGGCCGGGCCGAGCCGAACAACCAGCTTCACCTGCAATCGCACGGCATCGTGCTGCCGCTGTCGAAGAGCAAGCCGTCGATCGTCGTGACCGCCCCGCCACCCGCGCACATGCTGGCGGCGCTGAAAGCATGCGGCTTCAGTCCCGAGCCGTCACCCACACCCTGA